In Trichocoleus desertorum NBK24, the following are encoded in one genomic region:
- a CDS encoding diguanylate cyclase domain-containing protein, producing the protein MSSKFERLVTVWPTVKLPQCPLRQPKNLPLRGLLVVPFVLQLAITVGLVGYWSFRNGQQAVNALVVNLQNQATQQINQHLDCYLANARQLNELNATALSSGLIDAKDQDGLGRFFWKQAKLYPVGYLLFGAKTGEYVDVGRPQTYPLELITERMSTKRYGDNRLYIYEPNSQGDRGKLVEAGKHYPFHKEPWYTEVMRTGKPQWTSVYTWQSWVTNPLAIAISSPVYDKNKKLIGAIAIEQRLSQISDFLRQLKISASTTIFIVERDGRMIASSSATQPFKVVNGIPTRLKASDSNDALIQATATALTKQFGSLTTIHHRQQLGFVLQNQHQFVQITPWQDELGLDWLVVVVIPESDFMRQININTRYTILFCTVALMVAILIGVVTAQKIIQPILQINRSAKAIADGNLAQTVNTQGVHELELLSHSFNRMADQLQQSFTALENANYVLERRVEERTAELERANRELQRLSEVDGLTQIANRRYFDQYLAQEWHRLQREQQSLSLILCDVDFFKKYNDFYGHQGGDCCLQQVAQVLRQAVKRPSDLVARYGGEEFAVILPFTDFKGAIAVARSIQHGIYQSQVPHANSEVSDFLTVSLGVTSVVPTSRASPEQLVATADAALYEAKRQGRDRYISRSIIQTSV; encoded by the coding sequence ATGTCGAGCAAGTTTGAGCGACTGGTTACGGTGTGGCCCACAGTAAAGCTTCCCCAGTGTCCCCTACGGCAGCCTAAAAATCTGCCCCTGCGAGGACTGCTGGTTGTTCCGTTTGTCTTGCAACTTGCTATTACCGTGGGTTTGGTGGGCTACTGGTCGTTTCGCAATGGACAACAAGCCGTCAATGCACTAGTTGTTAATCTCCAGAACCAAGCAACTCAACAAATTAATCAACATCTTGACTGTTATCTAGCCAATGCTCGTCAGCTCAATGAACTGAACGCTACAGCCCTCAGTTCTGGCTTGATTGATGCCAAGGATCAAGATGGCTTAGGACGTTTCTTTTGGAAACAAGCCAAGCTGTATCCAGTTGGCTATCTCCTCTTTGGGGCTAAAACCGGAGAATATGTAGATGTAGGACGACCCCAAACCTATCCTCTAGAGCTGATTACCGAGCGGATGAGTACTAAGCGATATGGAGATAACCGTCTCTATATCTATGAACCAAATTCCCAAGGCGATCGCGGCAAGTTAGTTGAAGCTGGAAAACATTACCCGTTTCACAAAGAGCCTTGGTACACAGAGGTTATGCGGACGGGTAAACCGCAATGGACTTCCGTCTATACCTGGCAGAGTTGGGTAACTAATCCTTTAGCTATTGCCATTAGTAGCCCAGTTTATGACAAAAACAAAAAATTGATTGGAGCGATCGCGATTGAGCAACGCCTGTCTCAAATCAGCGACTTTCTGCGGCAACTCAAAATCAGTGCTTCTACAACTATCTTTATTGTGGAACGCGACGGACGGATGATTGCCAGTTCCAGCGCTACACAACCTTTTAAGGTGGTCAACGGCATTCCTACCCGCCTCAAAGCTTCAGACAGCAATGATGCTCTCATCCAGGCAACTGCCACCGCTTTAACGAAGCAGTTTGGCAGCTTAACTACCATCCACCATAGACAGCAATTGGGGTTCGTTCTACAAAACCAGCATCAGTTTGTCCAGATCACACCTTGGCAAGATGAGCTGGGTCTAGATTGGCTAGTGGTGGTAGTCATCCCAGAATCAGATTTTATGCGGCAGATCAATATCAACACTCGCTACACGATTTTGTTCTGCACAGTAGCTCTGATGGTTGCGATTCTGATCGGTGTTGTCACAGCTCAAAAAATTATTCAGCCGATTCTACAAATCAATAGGTCAGCTAAGGCGATCGCAGATGGCAATCTAGCCCAAACCGTTAATACTCAAGGAGTTCATGAGTTGGAGCTGCTCAGTCATTCCTTTAACCGCATGGCTGATCAATTGCAGCAATCTTTCACCGCTTTAGAAAACGCCAACTATGTGCTGGAACGGCGGGTCGAAGAACGCACTGCTGAACTGGAGAGAGCTAACCGAGAACTGCAACGCCTCTCTGAAGTCGATGGATTAACTCAAATTGCCAATCGCCGCTATTTCGATCAATACCTAGCGCAGGAGTGGCATCGCTTACAACGCGAACAGCAATCTTTATCGCTAATTCTCTGTGATGTTGATTTTTTTAAGAAATACAATGATTTTTATGGTCATCAAGGCGGAGATTGTTGTTTGCAACAAGTGGCCCAAGTGCTGCGACAAGCTGTAAAACGCCCATCTGACTTAGTGGCTCGCTATGGCGGTGAGGAATTTGCCGTTATTTTGCCGTTTACAGATTTCAAAGGAGCGATCGCAGTTGCCCGATCGATTCAGCACGGAATCTACCAATCCCAAGTTCCCCATGCTAATTCAGAAGTAAGTGATTTTCTCACCGTTAGCTTAGGCGTGACCAGTGTAGTGCCAACGAGTAGAGCGTCTCCAGAGCAGTTGGTCGCGACAGCAGACGCAGCCCTCTATGAAGCCAAGCGTCAGGGTCGCGATCGCTACATCTCCCGTTCTATTATCCAAACAAGTGTTTAA
- a CDS encoding DUF433 domain-containing protein, protein METNLLQRITVSPEICHGKPCVRGLRYPIEFILELLSSGMTSEDILVDYDDLEKEDIQAVLLFAARLSQVKSIHKIAS, encoded by the coding sequence ATGGAAACTAATCTCTTACAACGCATTACAGTGAGTCCGGAAATTTGTCATGGCAAACCCTGTGTTCGAGGATTGCGTTATCCCATTGAATTTATCCTTGAATTGCTAAGTTCAGGTATGACATCTGAAGATATTTTGGTTGACTACGACGATTTAGAAAAGGAAGATATCCAAGCTGTGCTTTTATTTGCAGCACGTCTTAGCCAAGTCAAAAGCATTCATAAAATTGCCTCATGA
- a CDS encoding GNAT family N-acetyltransferase: MSENHQSREEIAALGITPETVAEMLQTDCAAWIMEIDNQPVAFSIANATEKTIFGMFVLPAYEGRGAGRALMQQAEVWLWSQGAKEIWLLTGNDPTLRAYGFYLHLGWVPTSVQSDGEMKFLKQR, encoded by the coding sequence GTGAGCGAAAATCATCAATCTCGTGAGGAAATTGCGGCGCTAGGTATTACTCCAGAAACCGTGGCTGAAATGTTGCAAACTGATTGCGCTGCTTGGATTATGGAGATTGACAATCAACCCGTTGCTTTCTCCATCGCCAATGCCACAGAGAAAACTATTTTTGGGATGTTTGTCCTTCCCGCTTATGAAGGTCGAGGAGCGGGCCGTGCCTTGATGCAGCAGGCTGAAGTATGGCTGTGGTCGCAGGGAGCTAAAGAGATTTGGTTGCTGACAGGAAATGACCCAACCCTAAGAGCCTATGGCTTCTACCTCCACTTAGGTTGGGTGCCTACCAGTGTTCAGTCAGATGGCGAAATGAAATTTCTCAAACAGAGATAA
- a CDS encoding bifunctional orotidine-5'-phosphate decarboxylase/orotate phosphoribosyltransferase: MSFFDKLNEAIARNQSLLFLGLDPNPEMMPAHPANTSSDELIDQLWDWLQFAIAETADLVCAYKPTLGFYTALGAPGLELLQRTLAAIPDNIPVILDAKHADLNTSTLIARAVFEDWEVDAITLNPYAGQDQIAPFLMYPGKAVFVLCCTSNPAAIAIQAYPNAQEPLYVQVVQEARSWGTPEQVGLEVGTIAPEVLRKIRAIAPERLILARSIWAEDSDLAALLAAGLSFEGDGLLIPVPQDLVSNKHLGRAIQSLREEVNQIRVELVGQASNCDLWIPDICPLDQHPHLDLILQLYDIGCILFGEFVQASGATFPYYIDLRKIISNPQLFHQVLTAYADILQDLSFDRIAGIPYGSLPTATGLSLRLNYPMIFPRKEVKAHGTRRVIEGNFHPGETVVVVDDILISGKSAIEGAEKLKSAGLNVEDIVVFIDHEQGVKTRLQDQGYRAHSVLSVSEITNTLYQAGRISNEQFQAFVEH; the protein is encoded by the coding sequence ATGAGCTTTTTCGACAAACTCAACGAAGCGATCGCTCGCAACCAAAGCTTGTTGTTTTTGGGCCTGGACCCGAACCCAGAAATGATGCCTGCTCATCCTGCCAACACTTCATCAGACGAGTTGATCGATCAGCTATGGGACTGGCTGCAATTCGCGATCGCTGAAACGGCTGATTTGGTTTGTGCGTATAAACCCACTCTAGGTTTCTATACGGCTTTGGGGGCTCCAGGTCTAGAACTGCTCCAGCGCACCTTGGCGGCTATCCCAGACAATATCCCAGTGATTTTAGATGCTAAACATGCAGACCTTAACACCAGCACTTTAATTGCTCGCGCTGTGTTTGAAGACTGGGAGGTGGACGCGATCACCCTCAACCCTTATGCAGGACAAGATCAAATCGCGCCATTTCTGATGTATCCCGGTAAAGCGGTCTTTGTGCTTTGCTGCACTTCTAACCCTGCTGCGATCGCGATTCAGGCTTACCCCAATGCTCAAGAACCCCTCTACGTCCAAGTTGTACAGGAAGCGAGAAGCTGGGGCACACCGGAACAAGTGGGTTTGGAAGTTGGCACCATTGCCCCAGAGGTTTTAAGAAAAATTCGCGCGATCGCCCCAGAACGCCTGATTCTAGCTCGGAGTATCTGGGCTGAAGATAGCGACCTAGCCGCCTTACTCGCCGCAGGCTTGAGCTTTGAGGGAGATGGACTATTGATTCCGGTGCCTCAAGATCTGGTCAGCAACAAGCACTTGGGTAGAGCTATTCAGTCATTGCGCGAAGAAGTGAATCAAATCCGAGTGGAGCTGGTAGGTCAAGCTTCTAACTGTGACTTATGGATACCCGATATTTGCCCCTTAGATCAGCACCCACATTTAGATTTGATCTTGCAACTCTACGATATTGGCTGCATCTTGTTTGGGGAGTTTGTGCAAGCGTCTGGTGCTACTTTTCCCTATTACATCGATCTCCGAAAAATCATTTCCAATCCTCAACTTTTCCACCAAGTTCTGACTGCTTATGCAGATATTCTGCAAGATCTGAGTTTCGATCGCATTGCTGGCATCCCTTACGGTTCTTTACCGACCGCCACTGGCCTGTCCCTCCGCCTCAATTACCCAATGATTTTTCCCCGCAAGGAAGTGAAAGCCCACGGAACTCGGCGCGTGATCGAAGGCAATTTTCACCCTGGAGAAACGGTAGTGGTTGTAGATGACATTTTAATCAGCGGCAAAAGCGCGATTGAGGGAGCTGAAAAGCTAAAATCTGCGGGCTTAAATGTAGAGGATATTGTGGTGTTTATCGACCATGAACAGGGGGTCAAAACCCGACTCCAAGACCAAGGCTACCGAGCACACTCAGTTTTAAGCGTCTCCGAAATCACCAATACGCTCTATCAAGCGGGACGGATCAGCAATGAGCAGTTTCAAGCTTTTGTAGAACATTAA
- a CDS encoding molybdopterin-dependent oxidoreductase → MGLIRVPQSHPQSQFNRRQFLQVSGLSSLSFLLGGCGGPLFEDIVGKVSEPLNQRVETLLFQPQKLVPEFSLEAIEPEALIVNSFRGNPVIDQRAFRLIIDGEVNQPLSLSMADIQQLPLTSMVIRHVCVEGWAAIVQWGGVRLQELVALAQPKPEVKYVYFQSADGYYGSWDLPSALHPQTLMAYQKNGEPLPIENGAPLRLASPVKLGYKQSKWVTRITLMSQLGRVKGYWEDQGYEWFAGL, encoded by the coding sequence ATGGGTTTAATTCGGGTTCCTCAGTCTCATCCTCAATCTCAGTTCAATCGGCGGCAATTTTTGCAAGTCTCTGGGCTGTCGAGCCTCAGTTTTCTATTGGGTGGTTGTGGTGGCCCGTTGTTTGAAGACATTGTGGGCAAAGTGTCTGAGCCTCTCAACCAACGAGTGGAAACGCTACTGTTTCAACCCCAAAAACTGGTTCCAGAATTTTCTTTAGAGGCGATCGAACCTGAAGCCTTGATTGTCAATTCTTTTCGGGGCAATCCGGTGATTGATCAAAGGGCTTTTCGCTTAATTATTGATGGGGAAGTGAATCAGCCTCTGAGCCTGAGTATGGCTGACATCCAGCAACTTCCCCTGACTTCGATGGTGATTCGTCATGTCTGTGTTGAGGGGTGGGCGGCGATCGTGCAGTGGGGGGGCGTGAGGCTACAGGAACTGGTAGCACTGGCACAGCCAAAGCCAGAGGTGAAATATGTTTATTTTCAGTCTGCGGATGGCTACTACGGCAGTTGGGATTTACCTTCGGCGCTGCATCCTCAAACCTTGATGGCTTACCAGAAAAATGGTGAACCTTTGCCTATAGAAAATGGAGCTCCGTTACGTTTAGCCTCTCCGGTGAAGCTGGGCTACAAACAAAGTAAATGGGTAACTCGTATTACCTTGATGAGCCAATTAGGGCGCGTCAAAGGTTACTGGGAAGATCAAGGTTATGAATGGTTTGCTGGGCTTTAA
- a CDS encoding ATP-binding protein — translation MKPLKRVTSELVGLAAGDREPIHIIGQIQPHGLLLALQEPDLTITHLSENTQGYLGLASKSLLGQPLSHIFTDETVESITALLQNESDTSSPFAISLKSLPTSDSSSPQEAAFLATMHRNAQAIVLELEPMPLVNPIQSGEFYSQLTRALVNIKQASTLTELFQNVAKEVRKVIQFDRVMIYRFDTDHSGLVVAEELNSELESYLGLRYPAADIPSVARDLFTRKWLRVIPDVNYQPVNLVATETTKAPLDLSQSGLRGVSPCHLEYLRNMGVSASMSIPLIDQNRLWGLVACHHYSPKLVGYETRRVCELLGQLVSVELVLQQERELQNYREQIKRIEEGFRQDLLKYPNRIDTVLKRNQSALLNLVQAQGVAIALGNQAILVGQTPTHEQVQNLLTWLLTDKKQEVFYTDSLVEEYPAAESYKEQASGILAISIMVRHTSYHIIWFRPEQSYTVNWAGNPSDALSVRNEGVVRLSPRGSFELWKELVQDHSLPWEPLEIEAAQELRHSLLIAALESSQTALREAAAQAEKANQAKSEFLTNMSHEIRTPMNAILGFTQLLEGTSLDEQQQEYIQSITHGGESLLAIINDILDLSKLEAGELKLNSTKFALRTVIRDLINLFQPQADAKGLSLITSIAPDIPQGLVGPVDRLQQVLTNLIRNAIKFTAAGKVILKIECRDQSEEDGTVTLHFSVQDTGIGLAPEDQSRVFEPFTQVETSATRQYEGTGLGLTICRKIVRLMGGEIGVESVLGKGATFWFTATLEPAPLQSQNLVAQSLNYVSASATPTTRILVVEDTPLNQLLTIKMLQKLGYQPDAVSNGQEALDQLATNSYDIVLMDCQMPILDGYEATRQLRQREHQQHLPIVIGVTAYAMVGDQEKCLAAGMDDYLSKPIKLKDLSALLDRWSQ, via the coding sequence ATGAAGCCCTTGAAGAGAGTTACCTCTGAATTGGTTGGTTTAGCGGCAGGCGATCGCGAACCCATCCACATCATTGGTCAAATCCAGCCTCATGGATTACTCTTGGCCTTACAAGAGCCAGACCTCACGATTACCCATCTCAGCGAGAACACTCAAGGGTATTTAGGTTTAGCTTCAAAGTCCTTACTGGGTCAGCCACTATCACACATCTTTACAGACGAAACAGTCGAGTCCATTACTGCGCTATTACAAAACGAGTCAGACACTTCTAGTCCCTTTGCTATCAGCCTAAAATCGCTACCCACTTCCGATTCTTCTAGCCCGCAAGAAGCAGCCTTTTTAGCCACAATGCATCGGAATGCGCAGGCGATCGTTCTGGAATTAGAACCCATGCCCTTAGTCAACCCGATTCAGTCGGGTGAGTTTTACAGTCAACTGACTAGGGCTTTGGTCAACATCAAACAAGCCTCAACCCTCACAGAGCTGTTCCAGAATGTAGCGAAAGAAGTTCGCAAGGTGATTCAGTTCGATCGAGTCATGATCTATCGTTTTGATACCGACCACAGCGGTCTTGTCGTAGCAGAGGAACTGAATTCCGAATTAGAGAGTTATTTAGGCTTGCGCTACCCTGCTGCCGACATTCCCTCTGTCGCCAGAGATTTATTTACCCGCAAGTGGCTACGAGTCATTCCCGATGTAAACTACCAACCTGTCAATTTAGTCGCTACTGAAACTACTAAGGCTCCTCTCGATCTCAGCCAATCGGGATTGCGTGGCGTCTCTCCCTGTCATCTGGAATATCTACGAAACATGGGAGTTTCTGCCTCCATGTCCATCCCTCTCATTGATCAAAATCGATTATGGGGATTAGTGGCTTGTCATCACTACAGCCCAAAGCTGGTGGGATACGAAACGCGGCGTGTATGCGAGTTACTAGGACAACTAGTCTCTGTCGAGTTAGTCTTGCAGCAAGAGCGAGAGCTACAAAACTATCGGGAGCAGATTAAACGCATTGAAGAAGGATTTAGGCAAGACCTGCTGAAGTATCCCAACCGCATTGATACTGTGCTTAAGCGGAACCAATCGGCTCTCTTAAATTTAGTTCAGGCGCAGGGAGTCGCGATCGCCCTAGGTAACCAGGCAATTTTGGTCGGTCAAACCCCTACCCATGAGCAAGTTCAAAACCTTCTGACTTGGTTACTCACAGACAAGAAACAGGAGGTATTTTACACCGATAGTTTGGTAGAAGAATATCCAGCAGCAGAATCCTACAAAGAGCAAGCTAGTGGCATCTTGGCAATTTCCATTATGGTGAGGCATACGTCTTACCACATCATCTGGTTTAGACCAGAGCAGAGCTATACCGTTAACTGGGCTGGAAATCCTAGTGATGCTTTATCAGTCAGAAATGAGGGAGTAGTTCGGCTCTCTCCTAGAGGGTCATTCGAGCTGTGGAAAGAGTTGGTGCAAGATCATTCCTTGCCCTGGGAGCCGCTGGAGATTGAAGCCGCTCAAGAATTAAGGCATAGTCTCCTAATTGCAGCTCTGGAGTCTTCCCAAACTGCTCTTCGAGAAGCTGCGGCCCAAGCAGAAAAGGCGAATCAAGCCAAAAGCGAGTTTCTCACCAACATGAGCCACGAAATTCGCACTCCCATGAACGCAATTTTGGGCTTTACTCAACTACTAGAAGGAACCTCCCTGGACGAACAGCAGCAAGAGTATATTCAATCTATTACTCATGGTGGTGAAAGCCTGCTAGCCATTATTAACGACATTCTTGATCTGTCTAAGTTGGAAGCTGGAGAACTCAAACTTAACTCCACCAAGTTTGCGCTGCGGACTGTCATTAGAGATCTAATTAATCTGTTTCAGCCACAGGCCGATGCTAAAGGCTTATCTCTGATTACTAGCATTGCGCCAGACATTCCTCAAGGGTTGGTCGGTCCAGTCGATCGTCTGCAACAAGTGCTGACTAACCTCATCCGTAACGCTATCAAGTTTACAGCTGCTGGGAAAGTAATTCTCAAAATTGAGTGCCGAGATCAGTCCGAGGAAGATGGCACAGTTACTCTGCATTTCAGTGTGCAAGATACAGGTATAGGGTTGGCTCCAGAAGATCAATCTAGAGTTTTTGAACCCTTTACTCAAGTTGAGACCTCAGCCACCCGGCAGTATGAAGGCACAGGGCTAGGACTCACTATCTGCCGAAAAATTGTGCGCTTGATGGGAGGAGAAATTGGAGTTGAAAGTGTTTTAGGCAAAGGGGCAACTTTTTGGTTCACTGCTACTTTAGAACCAGCGCCCCTGCAATCCCAAAACCTAGTGGCTCAAAGCTTGAACTATGTCAGCGCCTCTGCGACCCCTACTACAAGAATCTTAGTGGTAGAAGATACACCGCTGAATCAGTTGCTCACTATCAAAATGCTACAAAAATTAGGCTATCAACCCGATGCGGTCAGTAATGGACAAGAAGCCTTAGATCAACTTGCTACAAACTCTTATGACATCGTCCTCATGGACTGCCAAATGCCTATCCTAGACGGTTATGAGGCGACTCGGCAATTGCGCCAGCGAGAACACCAGCAACATCTCCCCATTGTTATTGGTGTGACTGCCTACGCCATGGTTGGCGACCAGGAAAAGTGTCTGGCAGCTGGTATGGATGATTACCTCAGTAAACCAATCAAACTGAAAGATTTAAGTGCCCTCTTAGATCGCTGGTCCCAGTAA
- a CDS encoding DUF3122 domain-containing protein, with protein sequence MFKRTKQDVVDSLHLRLVGFPGRVELNHPKPLRMTTGDGKVFTAPDVSNEAPELVNVGEYDFLEVMSRLEQDPPLRLSLPLRGGRVVDLLVPPFVVREWHQVLKAS encoded by the coding sequence TTGTTTAAGCGCACGAAACAGGATGTAGTGGATTCGCTCCACCTGCGATTGGTTGGATTTCCGGGGCGGGTAGAGTTAAATCACCCTAAACCTTTACGGATGACGACTGGAGATGGAAAAGTTTTCACAGCACCAGATGTGTCTAACGAAGCACCTGAGTTGGTGAATGTGGGCGAGTACGATTTTCTCGAAGTCATGAGCCGACTGGAACAAGATCCACCTTTACGGTTGTCGTTACCTCTTAGAGGTGGGCGTGTTGTAGATTTGCTTGTTCCACCGTTTGTGGTTCGGGAATGGCATCAAGTTTTGAAGGCTTCGTAG
- a CDS encoding cytochrome b/b6 domain-containing protein, with amino-acid sequence MTATTPTKTIPPWLPRQALLAKSFHWINLVSLFLMLTSGLQIYNANPVFGGRAGWQIPPIFALGGWLAGGRHWHFAAMWLFSLNLLWYGLYVLISRRWRHRFVGTNDLKALQRSRNPQRRIYAWHRIAYTVIVPILLLAILTGIGMYKPAQFPWIVDMFGSWQALRIVHFSSVPIVVLFAIAHSWLGLKAGGSRLLESMFW; translated from the coding sequence ATGACTGCAACAACTCCTACTAAAACGATTCCTCCTTGGTTGCCTCGTCAGGCACTCCTAGCCAAAAGTTTCCATTGGATTAACTTGGTCAGTTTGTTTCTAATGCTAACCAGTGGGTTGCAAATTTATAATGCAAATCCTGTCTTTGGGGGCCGAGCAGGTTGGCAAATTCCGCCTATCTTTGCGCTAGGGGGATGGCTAGCCGGGGGACGGCACTGGCATTTTGCCGCAATGTGGTTATTCTCCTTAAATCTGCTGTGGTATGGCCTGTATGTTTTGATTTCGCGTCGGTGGCGACACCGATTTGTGGGCACAAACGACCTCAAAGCCTTACAACGCAGTCGTAACCCGCAACGTCGCATCTATGCTTGGCATCGGATTGCTTACACTGTCATCGTGCCAATTTTGCTGCTGGCGATCCTAACTGGGATTGGCATGTACAAACCTGCTCAGTTCCCGTGGATTGTGGATATGTTCGGCAGTTGGCAAGCCTTACGGATTGTGCATTTTAGCTCTGTGCCCATTGTGGTGCTGTTTGCGATCGCCCACTCTTGGCTGGGATTGAAAGCGGGTGGATCACGACTGCTTGAGTCTATGTTTTGGTAG